The Gammaproteobacteria bacterium DNA segment AGGCGTCTAGTTGTTCACGAATGATACGCTCAAATGCCAAGCGGCATGCATTGGGAGACCCCGGCATAGCGAAAATCAGTGTGCCGTTGGCCAGTCCAGCCACCGCGCGGGATTGCAC contains these protein-coding regions:
- a CDS encoding molybdenum cofactor biosynthesis protein, producing the protein VQSRAVAGLANGTLIFAMPGSPNACRLAFERIIREQLDASHRPCNFVPHLKNGASQPCKTRDAS